CCTTGCCCTGAACCAGGTGAACCTTTTGGTGGAGCAGGGTGAATTTGTTGCCGTAATGGGGCCCTCGGGCTGCGGTAAATCAACGCTTCTCAATATCCTGGGTATGCTCGATAATCCTACTGCCGGAGAGTATTTTTTTGACGGCACAGAGGTGGGCCGGCTGAGTGAAGGGCGGCGGACAGACCTGAGGAAAGGGAGTATCGGATTTGTTTTCCAGAGCTTTAACCTGATCGATGAGATCAATGTGCAGGATAATGTAGAGCTGCCGCTGGTGTACATGAGGATCAACGCCCGCAAGAGAAAAGAGATGGTGAACAGCGTGCTGGAGCGCATGAAGATAAGTCACCGGCGCAACCAT
This genomic interval from Marinilabiliales bacterium contains the following:
- a CDS encoding ABC transporter ATP-binding protein gives rise to the protein MIKTVNLDKIFRTDEVETLALNQVNLLVEQGEFVAVMGPSGCGKSTLLNILGMLDNPTAGEYFFDGTEVGRLSEGRRTDLRKGSIGFVFQSFNLIDEINVQDNVELPLVYMRINARKRKEMVNSVLERMKISHRRNHYPQQLSGGQQQRVAIARAVVANPKLILADEPTGNLDSKNGLEVMNLLTELNREGTTIVMVTHSLHDSEFAHRIVNLFDGSIVT